In Monodelphis domestica isolate mMonDom1 chromosome 4, mMonDom1.pri, whole genome shotgun sequence, one DNA window encodes the following:
- the LSR gene encoding lipolysis-stimulated lipoprotein receptor isoform X1, producing the protein MAPAAPGPHGRTGAPLDPLGWNPRRRGALPLPLLLLLLALWCSAPVGCIQVTVSNPFQVVILFQPVTLPCSYQLSGVPTLPIVVWKYKSFCRNRITDAFSPASADSQLNAQLAAGNPGYNPYVECQDSVRTVRVVATKQGNAVTLGDFYQGRRITITGNADLTFDQTAWGDSGVYYCSVISAQDLQGNNEAYAELIVLGRTSGVAELLPDFQIGPMEDWLFVVVVGLAAFLVFLLLGICWCQCCPHTCCCYVRCPCCPEKCCCPEALYAAGKAATSGVPSIYAPSVFAPSTYAHLSPAKAPSPPPMIPLGPVYNDFDRQSSVGGHSSQVPLLRDTDSVRNSEVRSGYRIQANQQDDSMKVLYYMEKELANFDPSRPGLPNGRVERAMSEVTSLHEDDWRARPHRGPALTPIQDEDLDYHSRSPGGWGRERPHDRYGERPHDPYGDWGAGRPRARSVDALDDLARPSSVESGRTSPSERSRSKAYAPLRSRSRDDLYSRSGDPHYEDFRSRGRALDDSRRDPHENHRRSRDPEYDGRFLEEVMRKKGVGERRRPYREEEEEPYYPPAPPPYTETDSQASRERKLRKNLALSRESLVV; encoded by the exons ATGGCTCCGGCAGCCCCCGGACCCCACGGGAGGACGGGCGCGCCCCTAGACCCCCTAGGGTGGAACCCTCGACGCCGGGGTGCACTGCCTCTGCCCTTGCTGCTGCTTTTGCTGGCCCTTTGGTGTTCAG CTCCTGTTGGCTGTATCCAGGTCACGGTGTCCAACCCCTTCCAAGTGGTCATCCTATTCCAGCCTGTGACCCTTCCCTGCTCCTACCAGCTGTCAGGGGTGCCCACCCTACCCATCGTCGTCTGGAAATATAAGTCCTTCTGCCGAAATCGCATCACTGATGCCTTTTCTCCAGCCAGTGCTGACAGCCAGCTCAATGCCCAGCTTGCCGCTGGCAACCCAGGCTACAATCCCTATGTGGAGTGTCAGGACAGTGTCCGAACTGTAAGGGTAGTGGCCACAAAGCAGGGGAATGCTGTGACTCTGGGCGATTTCTACCAAGGGAGAAGGATCACCATTACTGGGA ATGCTGACCTGACTTTTGATCAGACTGCCTGGGGAGACAGTGGTGTCTACTACTGCTCTGTGATCTCTGCCCAGGACCTCCAAGGCAATAATGAGGCTTATGCTGAGCTCATCGTCCTTG GCAGGACCTCAGGGGTGGCTGAACTCTTACCAGACTTTCAGATAGGGCCCATGGAAG ACTGGCTCTTTGTGGTTGTCGTTGGCTTGGCTGCCTTCTTGGTCTTCCTCCTTCTGGGCATCTGCTGGTGCCAGTGCTGCCCTCACACATGTTGCTGCTATGTTCGATGTCCTTGCTGCCCGGAAAAGTGCTGCTGCCCCGAGGCCT TGTATGCTGCTGGAAAAGCTGCCACCTCAGGGGTCCCAAGCATTTATGCCCCCAGTGTCTTTGCACCCAGCACCTATGCTCACCTCTCTCCAGCCAAGGCTCCTTCTCCTCCACCCATGATCCCACTGGGTCCTGTCTACAATGATTTTGACCGGCAGAGCTCAG TGGGTGGCCACAGCTCCCAAGTCCCCCTTCTTCGTGACACAGATAGTGTCAGAAACTCAG AAGTACGAAGTGGTTATCGAATCCAAGCCAACCAGCAGGATGACTCAATGAAGGTGTTGTACTACATGGAGAAAGAGCTTGCCAACTTTGACCCTTCCCGGCCTGGCTTGCCCAATGGCCGTGTGGAGAGGG CCATGAGTGAAGTGACTTCCCTTCACGAAGATGACTGGCGTGCTCGGCCTCACCGAGGCCCTGCCCTCACCCCCATTCAGGATGAGGATTTGGACTATCACTCCAGGAGTCCAGGAGGATGGGGCCGAGAACGTCCCCACGATCGGTATGGAGAACGTCCCCATGATCCGTATGGAGACTGGGGAGCTGGGCGTCCCCGAGCTCGTTCTGTGGATGCCCTGGATGACTTGGCTAGACCCAGCTCCGTTGAATCAGGAAGGACATCCCCTTCAGAAAGGAGCCGGAGCAAGGCTTATGCACCTCTCCGAAGCCGTAGCAGAGATGACCTCTACTCCAGATCTGGGGACCCCCACTATGAAGACTTCAGGTCCAGGGGCAGAGCCCTGGATGACTCCCGAAGGGACCCTCATGAGAACCACAGACGGTCCAGAGACCCAGAGTATGATGGGAGATTTTTGGAAGAGGTGATGAGAAAaaagggggtaggggagaggaggagaccctacagagaggaggaagaagaacccTATTACCCCCCAGCTCCACCACCATACACTGAAACTGACTCCCAGGCTTCCAGAGAGAGGAAGCTTCGGAAG AACCTAGCCCTGAGCCGGGAAAGCCTGGTGGTCTAA
- the USF2 gene encoding upstream stimulatory factor 2 isoform X1: protein MDMLDPGLDPAASATAAAAAAAASHEKGAEAEEGVELQDTGEGPGAEEQTAVAIASVQQAAFGEHNIQYQFRTENNGGQVTYRVVQVTDGQLDGQGDTTGAVSVVSTAAFTGGQQAVAQAVIQNPFSNGGSPAAEAVSGEARFAYFPASSVGDATAVSVQTTDQSLQAGGQFYVMMTPQDVLQTGTQRTIAPRTHPYSPKMDGTRTPRDERRRAQHNEVERRRRDKINNWIVQLSKIIPDCNTDNSKTGASKGGILSKACDYIRELRQTNQRMQETFKEAERLQMDNELLRQQIEELKNENALLRAQLQQHGLEIVGETSRQ, encoded by the exons aTGGACATGCTGGACCCGGGTCTGGACCCCGCTGCCTcggccaccgccgccgccgccgccgccgccgccag CCACGAGAAGGGAGCCGAAGCGGAGGAGGGCGTCGAGCTCCAGGACA CCGGGGAAGGGCCTGGGGCCGAGGAGCAGACGGCGGTGGCCATCGCTAGCGTCCAGCAGGCGGCGTTCGGAGAGCACAACATCCAGTACCAGTTCCGCACAGAGAATAATGGAGGACAG GTAACATACAGAGTGGTCCAGGTGACGGATGGCCAGCTGGATGGCCAGGGAGACACCACCGGGGCTGTCAGCGTGGTGTCCACAGCAGCTTTCACAGGGGGGCAGCAGGCCGTGGCGCAG gCTGTGATCCAGAACCCTTTCAGCAATGGGGGCAGCCCAGCCGCTGAGGCAGTCAGTGGGGAGGCCCGCTTTGCCTACTTTCCAGCATCCAGCGTGGGTGATGCCACAGCAGTGTCCGTGCAGACCACGGACCAGAGCCTACAGGCAGGAG GCCAGTTCTATGTGATGATGACACCCCAAGATGTGCTTCAGACGGGAACGCAGAGAACTATTGCCCCTCGGACCCACCCGTATTCTCC GAAAATGGATGGGACAAGAACCCCCCGAGATGAGAGGAGGAGAGCCCAGCACAATGAAG TGGAGAGGAGGCGAAGGGACAAGATAAACAACTGGATCGTCCAGCTCTCCAAAATCATTCCAGACTGTAACACTGACAACAGCAAGACAGGAGCG AGTAAGGGAGGGATTCTGTCCAAAGCCTGTGACTATATCCGGGAACTCCGCCAGACCAACCAGCGAATGCAGGAGACTTTCAAGGAGGCCGAAAGGCTGCAGATGGACAATGAGCTCCTGAGGCAGCAG ATAGAGGAACTCAAGAATGAGAACGCATTGCTTCGAGCCCAGCTGCAGCAACATGGCCTGGAGATTGTTGGGGAGACGTCCCGGCAGTGA
- the USF2 gene encoding upstream stimulatory factor 2 isoform X2 translates to MDMLDPGLDPAASATAAAAAAAASHEKGAEAEEGVELQDTGEGPGAEEQTAVAIASVQQAAFGEHNIQYQFRTENNGGQVTYRVVQVTDGQLDGQGDTTGAVSVVSTAAFTGGQQAVAQAVIQNPFSNGGSPAAEAVSGEARFAYFPASSVGDATAVSVQTTDQSLQAGGQFYVMMTPQDVLQTGTQRTIAPRTHPYSPKMDGTRTPRDERRRAQHNEVERRRRDKINNWIVQLSKIIPDCNTDNSKTGASKGGILSKACDYIRELRQTNQRMQETFKEAERLQMDNELLRQQSHVPAYLSLTH, encoded by the exons aTGGACATGCTGGACCCGGGTCTGGACCCCGCTGCCTcggccaccgccgccgccgccgccgccgccgccag CCACGAGAAGGGAGCCGAAGCGGAGGAGGGCGTCGAGCTCCAGGACA CCGGGGAAGGGCCTGGGGCCGAGGAGCAGACGGCGGTGGCCATCGCTAGCGTCCAGCAGGCGGCGTTCGGAGAGCACAACATCCAGTACCAGTTCCGCACAGAGAATAATGGAGGACAG GTAACATACAGAGTGGTCCAGGTGACGGATGGCCAGCTGGATGGCCAGGGAGACACCACCGGGGCTGTCAGCGTGGTGTCCACAGCAGCTTTCACAGGGGGGCAGCAGGCCGTGGCGCAG gCTGTGATCCAGAACCCTTTCAGCAATGGGGGCAGCCCAGCCGCTGAGGCAGTCAGTGGGGAGGCCCGCTTTGCCTACTTTCCAGCATCCAGCGTGGGTGATGCCACAGCAGTGTCCGTGCAGACCACGGACCAGAGCCTACAGGCAGGAG GCCAGTTCTATGTGATGATGACACCCCAAGATGTGCTTCAGACGGGAACGCAGAGAACTATTGCCCCTCGGACCCACCCGTATTCTCC GAAAATGGATGGGACAAGAACCCCCCGAGATGAGAGGAGGAGAGCCCAGCACAATGAAG TGGAGAGGAGGCGAAGGGACAAGATAAACAACTGGATCGTCCAGCTCTCCAAAATCATTCCAGACTGTAACACTGACAACAGCAAGACAGGAGCG AGTAAGGGAGGGATTCTGTCCAAAGCCTGTGACTATATCCGGGAACTCCGCCAGACCAACCAGCGAATGCAGGAGACTTTCAAGGAGGCCGAAAGGCTGCAGATGGACAATGAGCTCCTGAGGCAGCAG
- the LSR gene encoding lipolysis-stimulated lipoprotein receptor isoform X2: MAPAAPGPHGRTGAPLDPLGWNPRRRGALPLPLLLLLLALWCSAPVGCIQVTVSNPFQVVILFQPVTLPCSYQLSGVPTLPIVVWKYKSFCRNRITDAFSPASADSQLNAQLAAGNPGYNPYVECQDSVRTVRVVATKQGNAVTLGDFYQGRRITITGNADLTFDQTAWGDSGVYYCSVISAQDLQGNNEAYAELIVLDWLFVVVVGLAAFLVFLLLGICWCQCCPHTCCCYVRCPCCPEKCCCPEALYAAGKAATSGVPSIYAPSVFAPSTYAHLSPAKAPSPPPMIPLGPVYNDFDRQSSVGGHSSQVPLLRDTDSVRNSEVRSGYRIQANQQDDSMKVLYYMEKELANFDPSRPGLPNGRVERAMSEVTSLHEDDWRARPHRGPALTPIQDEDLDYHSRSPGGWGRERPHDRYGERPHDPYGDWGAGRPRARSVDALDDLARPSSVESGRTSPSERSRSKAYAPLRSRSRDDLYSRSGDPHYEDFRSRGRALDDSRRDPHENHRRSRDPEYDGRFLEEVMRKKGVGERRRPYREEEEEPYYPPAPPPYTETDSQASRERKLRKNLALSRESLVV, translated from the exons ATGGCTCCGGCAGCCCCCGGACCCCACGGGAGGACGGGCGCGCCCCTAGACCCCCTAGGGTGGAACCCTCGACGCCGGGGTGCACTGCCTCTGCCCTTGCTGCTGCTTTTGCTGGCCCTTTGGTGTTCAG CTCCTGTTGGCTGTATCCAGGTCACGGTGTCCAACCCCTTCCAAGTGGTCATCCTATTCCAGCCTGTGACCCTTCCCTGCTCCTACCAGCTGTCAGGGGTGCCCACCCTACCCATCGTCGTCTGGAAATATAAGTCCTTCTGCCGAAATCGCATCACTGATGCCTTTTCTCCAGCCAGTGCTGACAGCCAGCTCAATGCCCAGCTTGCCGCTGGCAACCCAGGCTACAATCCCTATGTGGAGTGTCAGGACAGTGTCCGAACTGTAAGGGTAGTGGCCACAAAGCAGGGGAATGCTGTGACTCTGGGCGATTTCTACCAAGGGAGAAGGATCACCATTACTGGGA ATGCTGACCTGACTTTTGATCAGACTGCCTGGGGAGACAGTGGTGTCTACTACTGCTCTGTGATCTCTGCCCAGGACCTCCAAGGCAATAATGAGGCTTATGCTGAGCTCATCGTCCTTG ACTGGCTCTTTGTGGTTGTCGTTGGCTTGGCTGCCTTCTTGGTCTTCCTCCTTCTGGGCATCTGCTGGTGCCAGTGCTGCCCTCACACATGTTGCTGCTATGTTCGATGTCCTTGCTGCCCGGAAAAGTGCTGCTGCCCCGAGGCCT TGTATGCTGCTGGAAAAGCTGCCACCTCAGGGGTCCCAAGCATTTATGCCCCCAGTGTCTTTGCACCCAGCACCTATGCTCACCTCTCTCCAGCCAAGGCTCCTTCTCCTCCACCCATGATCCCACTGGGTCCTGTCTACAATGATTTTGACCGGCAGAGCTCAG TGGGTGGCCACAGCTCCCAAGTCCCCCTTCTTCGTGACACAGATAGTGTCAGAAACTCAG AAGTACGAAGTGGTTATCGAATCCAAGCCAACCAGCAGGATGACTCAATGAAGGTGTTGTACTACATGGAGAAAGAGCTTGCCAACTTTGACCCTTCCCGGCCTGGCTTGCCCAATGGCCGTGTGGAGAGGG CCATGAGTGAAGTGACTTCCCTTCACGAAGATGACTGGCGTGCTCGGCCTCACCGAGGCCCTGCCCTCACCCCCATTCAGGATGAGGATTTGGACTATCACTCCAGGAGTCCAGGAGGATGGGGCCGAGAACGTCCCCACGATCGGTATGGAGAACGTCCCCATGATCCGTATGGAGACTGGGGAGCTGGGCGTCCCCGAGCTCGTTCTGTGGATGCCCTGGATGACTTGGCTAGACCCAGCTCCGTTGAATCAGGAAGGACATCCCCTTCAGAAAGGAGCCGGAGCAAGGCTTATGCACCTCTCCGAAGCCGTAGCAGAGATGACCTCTACTCCAGATCTGGGGACCCCCACTATGAAGACTTCAGGTCCAGGGGCAGAGCCCTGGATGACTCCCGAAGGGACCCTCATGAGAACCACAGACGGTCCAGAGACCCAGAGTATGATGGGAGATTTTTGGAAGAGGTGATGAGAAAaaagggggtaggggagaggaggagaccctacagagaggaggaagaagaacccTATTACCCCCCAGCTCCACCACCATACACTGAAACTGACTCCCAGGCTTCCAGAGAGAGGAAGCTTCGGAAG AACCTAGCCCTGAGCCGGGAAAGCCTGGTGGTCTAA